From Brassica oleracea var. oleracea cultivar TO1000 chromosome C3, BOL, whole genome shotgun sequence, a single genomic window includes:
- the LOC106331936 gene encoding uncharacterized protein LOC106331936 isoform X2, translating into MEAIRKQASKLREQVARQQQAVLRQFGGGGYGGSDTVITDEEELHRHQKLEKLYISTRSAKHFQRDIVRGVEGSIVTGSKQVEIGTKLCEDSRRYGSGNTCTTSGNTLTRASLSFANARDQMEKERGTLLKALGTQVAEPLRAMVTGAPLVDARHLAQRYERMRQEAESQTIEVSKRQAKVRENPGNPELVMKLEYAEAKLQDLKSNMTVLGKEAASAMAAVEEQQQNQTLQRLITLVEAERIYHQRILEIIERLQGEMRVEQQRIEGPQTPQVDNITSSPPRPSYEEVSNASQMHNGTSDAMGSCFRINLIQNLSLAYRLETMLLSER; encoded by the exons ATGGAAGCAATCAGAAAACAAGCTTCAAAGCTCAGAGAACAAGTGGCCAGACAGCAACAG GCTGTCCTGAGACAATTTGGAGGAGGAGGCTATGGAGGTTCAGATACTGTAATAACCGACGAGGAAGAGTTACATCGGCATCAGAAGCTCGAGAAGCTTTACATCTCAACACGTTCTGCTAAG CATTTTCAACGGGACATTGTTCGTGGTGTTGAAGGATCCATTGTCACAGGATCCAAACAAGTCGAAATAG GTACAAAGTTGTGTGAGGACAGCAGAAGATATGGTTCAGGAAATACATGTACAACAAGTGGTAACACACTAACAAGAGCTTCACTTAGTTTCGCAAATGCTCGGGATCAAATGGAGAAAGAGCGCGGAACTCTATTGAAGGCTCTTGGAACACAG GTCGCTGAGCCACTAAGGGCAATGGTAACGGGAGCTCCATTGGTGGATGCTCGACATTTAGCACAACGCTATGAACGGATGCGACAAGAGGCTGAATCTCAG ACTATTGAAGTGTCAAAACGGCAAGCTAAGGTTAGAGAGAATCCTGGTAATCCAGAACTAGTAATGAAGTTGGAATATGCTGAAGCAAAACTACAAGATCTTAAATCAAATATGACCGTACTGGGTAAGGAAGCAGCTTCTGCCATGGCTGCTGTTGAAGAGCAGCAACAAAACCAAACTCTCCAGCGGCTAATCACTTTG GTTGAAGCAGAGCGTATTTATCACCAAAGGATCCTCGAGATTATTGAAAGGCTACAAGGAGAG ATGAGAGTTGAGCAACAAAGAATCGAAGGGCCTCAAACTCCACAAGTAGATAACATCACATCTTCGCCTCCTCGTCCTTCATATGAAGAAGTTAGTAATGCTTCTCAGATGCATAATGGAACATCCGATGCCATGGG GTCATGTTTCCGTATCAATCTGATTCAGAATTTGAGCTTAGCTTATCGGTTGGAGACTATGTTGTTATCAGAGAG GTAA
- the LOC106331936 gene encoding intersectin-1 isoform X1, with the protein MEAIRKQASKLREQVARQQQAVLRQFGGGGYGGSDTVITDEEELHRHQKLEKLYISTRSAKHFQRDIVRGVEGSIVTGSKQVEIGTKLCEDSRRYGSGNTCTTSGNTLTRASLSFANARDQMEKERGTLLKALGTQVAEPLRAMVTGAPLVDARHLAQRYERMRQEAESQTIEVSKRQAKVRENPGNPELVMKLEYAEAKLQDLKSNMTVLGKEAASAMAAVEEQQQNQTLQRLITLVEAERIYHQRILEIIERLQGEMRVEQQRIEGPQTPQVDNITSSPPRPSYEEVSNASQMHNGTSDAMGYFLGEVMFPYQSDSEFELSLSVGDYVVIREVTSSGWAEGECKGKAGWFPFDYIERRDRVLATKVIEVI; encoded by the exons ATGGAAGCAATCAGAAAACAAGCTTCAAAGCTCAGAGAACAAGTGGCCAGACAGCAACAG GCTGTCCTGAGACAATTTGGAGGAGGAGGCTATGGAGGTTCAGATACTGTAATAACCGACGAGGAAGAGTTACATCGGCATCAGAAGCTCGAGAAGCTTTACATCTCAACACGTTCTGCTAAG CATTTTCAACGGGACATTGTTCGTGGTGTTGAAGGATCCATTGTCACAGGATCCAAACAAGTCGAAATAG GTACAAAGTTGTGTGAGGACAGCAGAAGATATGGTTCAGGAAATACATGTACAACAAGTGGTAACACACTAACAAGAGCTTCACTTAGTTTCGCAAATGCTCGGGATCAAATGGAGAAAGAGCGCGGAACTCTATTGAAGGCTCTTGGAACACAG GTCGCTGAGCCACTAAGGGCAATGGTAACGGGAGCTCCATTGGTGGATGCTCGACATTTAGCACAACGCTATGAACGGATGCGACAAGAGGCTGAATCTCAG ACTATTGAAGTGTCAAAACGGCAAGCTAAGGTTAGAGAGAATCCTGGTAATCCAGAACTAGTAATGAAGTTGGAATATGCTGAAGCAAAACTACAAGATCTTAAATCAAATATGACCGTACTGGGTAAGGAAGCAGCTTCTGCCATGGCTGCTGTTGAAGAGCAGCAACAAAACCAAACTCTCCAGCGGCTAATCACTTTG GTTGAAGCAGAGCGTATTTATCACCAAAGGATCCTCGAGATTATTGAAAGGCTACAAGGAGAG ATGAGAGTTGAGCAACAAAGAATCGAAGGGCCTCAAACTCCACAAGTAGATAACATCACATCTTCGCCTCCTCGTCCTTCATATGAAGAAGTTAGTAATGCTTCTCAGATGCATAATGGAACATCCGATGCCATGGGGTACTTTTTAGGAGAG GTCATGTTTCCGTATCAATCTGATTCAGAATTTGAGCTTAGCTTATCGGTTGGAGACTATGTTGTTATCAGAGAG GTAACGAGCAGTGGGTGGGCAGAAGGAGAATGTAAAGGCAAAGCAGGTTGGTTTCCTTTTGACTATATCGAGAGAAGGGATCGTGTGCTTGCCACTAAGGTCATAGAGGTTATATAA